GTACAGACACcgtctttaattaaaaatatgtgcaGTGAAACAGCTAATCTATAAACTGAAATTATAATCTAACAATATTATACTACTATTTCAGTTTATGTATTGAATGAGAAAGTAAACAACACTGGTATGCATTCCACTTTCTCATTCAATACCACATAGACTATTGTTTGCATTCATCATGGAATGGTTCAAGTGAGCGAAAATCACGCCATGCAGGGGGAAGCATTGATGTGTGGTGGAGATGGCACCCACATCTCTTACATGGATCACTAAACAAATTTACATAACTATGCAGCCAAGTCATAAAAGAGCGAACTGCTAACTCTGGTATCATTGGAGAGTAAAAATGCAACATAGCTGCATGGGCATTTTCAGTAACTTTACGGAAAACATTATGCCTTGATTCTGTCCATAAATCTAAGGTTTCTCCATAGCCCTTTACCATCACCCATTCCATTAGGAGTCCTTTAAAAGCTACTACTGCTTTAAGGACATggcttaaattaatttgtacaaCAGCATTGCTGGCAAATGGACGTGATATAGTTATTTTCATATCGTTGTACGATCtaccaatattatttattacattgtcTACTTGTAAGGGAGCAACATTGTGATTACTTTGCATTTTACCACGTCTTTTTGTGGCCGAGTTGATATTTGATCTTTTAAGAGAGTTTTGATTTAATAGCGTGTATGCAAAAGAACTGTACTCATGTATTTTGTCAGTCCATTTATAACTATTGACCAATTGAGTATATAAAGCTTGTCGATCTTGCGTCGTGTCTTGACTTAAAAATGTCGTATTGCCTAAATTAAAAGGTGCGGTAGGTATTGGCAAGCTGTTTACAGTTTGTTCTAAATCTcgtacatttatattaacattatttagaaGTTCTTGGAGCTCAGATAGAAATTTGTCTTTACCGTCTTCGCCGTGATCAGCTCGAAGACCGTGTGACAGCGTTTCAAAGACATGGCTTACACTAGACCGCAGCGTTCTAAGTGATGTTAGTGCAGAGTTGAGTTGATCCACATTTATTGTCTGATTCATATTGATAACTTTTcatgaattgtattatttgtaaaatacaaaagaGGAACGAAAATAACATGGATTTGTGACGTTTTGTTACAGAGTATAGACTAGGAACACTATTTCAATCATTCAATGttaacttttgacatttaacattaacaaatgaaTACTTCATCTTTCTTGTTACCAAGTGTGACTGTCATTAAAATCAATTGGGACTTTATGACCTGAATAATATaggtatatgtatttttttggaGTTTATGACCtggtatctaatatatatgtatgatacTCCTGGTCACagactgtttttaattttgacgGTTTATACGAACATAACAAAACTTGTTAGTGATTTTTTcaagatacattttaaaacatcaacacattttaataataacatgtttcagtgtattttttacaattttcctGACTTAAGCTGTTGAGGTCAAATAACGGATTATGACACCTAAGAAGAATACAACAAGATCTAAATTCTAAACCATAGAACCCGTGTAAAAAAGAATACACTTGGATATTTGgctctattttttattcataaggTAATACTTTATGCTTTAAGGTTTGAAATACCATCAAATTAAGTGTGTCGTTCGTatacatttgttaaatttagtaAAGCGACAACGGTATTAGGCCAACTATAATGACaagattttaatagaatttttctCGCATCTCGTGGTGCAATTATAGGTAGCAGTACCGTTTTAATTTTACGCTAATGCTACAGTCATGAATATACCacactatttaatattatgtttattagaacagttataattataaatttgtaatataaaaaaatgctttaacGCCGCGCAATAACATGTTCACTCATAACATGGTATGCTTTGACTACACTCGAAGTAATATCCGATATGACGCCGTTATTTACCAGCCATGTGCTTCCACTTGTGCCGTTCTTGTAACTCTCTGCGACTCCTTTGGCAGCAATGTCTGTTCTGTTTAaggataaattatattaaatccaCTATCTTTCCCAGTTTCGCTTGCGTGGATTTTTTCTattatgacaatattttttgcaaCCACttcaacataaattatattttaataaatttacataaaaccatAATGAATTGTATATCGTAACATGTATCacactatttaataataaacacgtagaaaaattatttcgGCAGTTGTTGAGTTTATCGagattaaacatatatatgtgtaatCATACATATACAGGTATTTTTGGTTACGATTTCATGACTGTAAAATTAGGCTTTATTTCTCGTCCCTgcttatcaaattaaaaatatatttatttgtataaaaagttAAGGGGGGATAGTTTTAGGTTGTACTTAGAttcaacttttatatttttttaaagtaataccACGTGTCGGTATTATTGACTAATCACAAATGGTACTAGTTGTAACTGTTAACACAAAACACTTgggaataattaaatagaactACATGTCTACACTTTTTTTTGTAGACATTTTTTCTTGTTACTAGATATCAAGAAATAATTGACGCACCGAGCTTAGTCAATTTGTTCGCAAAAATTGCACAATAGATTTGTTTAATAGGAGATAGGAGATGAAAGAACTACATCTAAATTACGTGATGCCGTTACGTCAGATGCTATGGATTATTAgcttaagtaaatattaacatgGCTGCTAATTGATTTTCggatttgtaattaataatttagtcaCCTACGTTTGTCCCGGACTTCGAACTAAAATATCTTGTAAGATCTTTTCCGCGTCCGTATTGATTTGTTCGTCAAAACTTTtagtattttgaataatactGGTCTGAGTGAGTCCGAAACATATTGTTATAACTCTTACATTTGTCCGGGAATAATATGCCTCCATCTGAAACACAACAATAGAGATAAGTTGTCACCTAAAgattaacatattaatataaaagatagGTTAGTTacctaataaaaatgattttatttaacctgACAGATTAAACACTGTTGATCCGATATTAAGGATCATCTCCATGGATGGATGATCATGTGAATAagcatacatacatttacaaaatctAAATCCATACTCAAATATCTAAACTCAAACATTTAAGATCTTATAATGACACTTGctgagtaaaaataatattattagagtttttaaataaagggttaataaattttattttcttagatATTTCATCTTCACTAAAGCTCAGGGACATTAGGCTATCAACATGCTATGCTGTTGTgggtaataaaatatgtagttgtgatgatatattttataacgtttTCTGAGAAGCCAAAAGACTCGGCTTCTCCACAAAAAAATCGTCAAGATATAATGgatcattttaataaacttcatttttataataagttacaATTTCCTTTTTATCTATTTGTTCGATAATATATTCGCGAGCTATTAGACTAAAAGTGCAAGCGTAATAGTatgatttttgaaaataatccTGCTATTTACCCAAGGAGACGAAGTTGTGTTAGTAACGCGGTATTTATCTTACCCCAATAGTGCTTCCGAAGTGTACTAGTGCATTCTTGATGGCACCGTACACGAAAGGCCCCGGGGAGACCCTCATCAGCCCCAATATTGATGATACGTTGATGATCGTGCCTCCTTTTCCCTCTTTGTCCTTACGCATCACCTCCATCGCCCTTAACGTCGACGTGATTACAGTCGTCTGTACGTCAAATGATTAATAGACATATGTCAATTATAAAGGTCTAATTATTATCTTAACCTGACGAGCCTTCATaaactaaacaatatattGCTACATTTGTGATCAAAAACGAAATACTCACAagctatttttgtattttgtatgaatatgGGGGTTTACATATACACATCATCAAGTCGTAAATTCcatgtatacaaaatttacttaattgaaaatttaactTGCTTTCACCGGTAAGTAATTATTCAGGATAAAAAtatgctttaaaataataatactaacttGTAACTCTCAAGTATTACTATTAAGTAAAGGAATTTTTAGAAACGGGTctgtaaataacataaatttatttcatagaatattaagattaaaatatcAGTAACAGTTTATATGTGTAAGATGAAAGGGCAAtacagaatttatttatctattcttaaaggccgacaacgcacttgcgagccctctgacaaGGTGGGTGTCTATGGGGCAAAATGTCTCCTGCCTTTCTGCcctctgttttataaaaaaagggaAAATACTCACAAAATTTAAAgcgatttgttttttatacataggAAATGACTCATCAGCAATCCCAGCGTTATTTACTACGAGATCTAAATCACCCCAACGCGCGGTGACTTCATCGAAAGCGTTCATGAGCTGCTCCTCATCAGTGACGTCACAGAGAAAAAACTGGACTCGCTCTCCGTATTTGACTGACAATTCATCTTCAATTTGTTTGCCTGATTGCTCGTTGATGTCTAGAATCGTTACCTGAAAATAAGACTATTATTTTCAACTAAGATAATATTGAATCGATTTTGTGCATTagttgatattttttgtttagagGTATATACGAGTTAattacacatattatttttccatTCACACAAATTctgctattttatttaataagtatactttttcaataataaatgcaATTCTTTTCACATGATAAACTTGTTATATAACCAAAGTGTTTGGTACCGGTATatcaaatacattaatataaatacataataataatagtccaGTGGCTCTACACCCCTACTACAACAACTAGATTGCATCcggtttgttattattattattgacttttaaagtcaaataggtgatcggccttctgtgcctgacacgtgTCAGATTTTTGTTCTCTTACCTTAGCCCCTTCCTTTACAAATTCCTTAACAACACTTGCACCAATACCACAAGCTCCTCCAGTCACTACAGCCACTTTATCATGTAAACTGTGCATTTTAATTTGGtccgaataaaatatttgactcAACTAAATAACATTAAGAGCAAACTCAAATATATACTGTTGTAATGCAGCAAAAAATATCCTTGATCGAAACCTAAGAAGACTGTTCctctattataatatgtttgtatgtaattttaattattataatacttttataaaaagtagccgtaatatttggttttattGCACCCTGGTTTCAGATTAAGTGATTAGACaccgtaattttttttattcatctttgaaggatccagtgtttgGAGTGAGATACGTTACCATTGATGGTAACGGCTAGTTTAagtcttatcgattattggattccctttttattatactgacatTCGACATccgaaccagcgcatattatttcaccgagggaagggagcatcctggatatagcttctggatacccaggcccacacagATACCATGGTACACTTTTGATCGACTTAAAGAAAAcgaaaaatagaatttaatataaataatatattatattaaattttattttatttaaaaagaaatccttaatatttttacaatcgCATTCAAGCTAtaggatattttataaatgagttATTTACCAAACATTATTCTTCCTTGTTctgtatacatataaaaagtatgtaaGAAATAATTGATACGGTTATAGGAAACAAACACGGCATGTGATAGTAAACATCGCGCAAATGCACCGACATTTTGAGTTGAGCGGTTCATtcattttcaatttcatttagaaatataataagaatattttatatatgatttttattatatatattagtttataagttataaagaTAAGATATCTAAATAGGTTACTGAAGatgtaaaaagaaatatgaatatttcatTTGGCAAGTTGGTATCACATTTTTTGTCTTGTGCGCCCCGCTAGCTTGATAATAGGCAGTAGGTGATTGGATGACTGTACATCATTAAACGCTgatagtaacaaaaatatcaatattactgTTAAGATAAatctatttgtaaaaatacgaAAGATGCCGTTCTGCTGTAGGTATCAAATTTTCTCGATGTCACTTTCAAGGTTTGAGATGTTTCGGAAATTGAAATTCGATAATGACTTCATATATCGTATGTCGTTTGTAACGTAAACAGaactataactatattttatcacCCATTGCATCACTGAAAGTTGATTTTGAAGTTTTGCTCAAATCAAAATGATTATATTCAATTCTTGCAAAACATAgggtgttaaaaatattgttaatatatgaGTCGATTTGGATAGATTTctttattctaataataattcatgataagggttttaatattgaatatttataggTTAAAACCCCAACAGTTAACaccatttaaagaaaacttcattacagatattaataaatgtggTCAGTGACAATGATGACGTGGTCGCTACAAATGCGTTAAATGacgttgtttaaataatataataaagtcacgttgagagcagtgttgacctagtggattcaacatgcgactctcatccctgaagttgGAAACCCAGCTGAGCATCAATGGGCTTTCTATCTATACGCGTATTAACATTCACCCATACCGTGATGGAAAACATCCTGAGTAAACCGGAATGCCTAGtcatccaaaaagtcgaaggcgtgtgtcaggtaaGTAGGGGTAATCACGGACTTGcctattagtaaaaataattaatcaaaaaacCGATACAGAAATCAAAGGCTCAGACCTtgaaaggttgtagcgccattggttcAATAAATTCACGTTATTAGTCATAAAGACTAACTaactacataatatgtatCACATATAAATTCTTGAGCATTACTGACGCGTGGGATTTGATTACTGGCgaaacaatattgttttaagcTGGTAGACAAAGGTGATTCAACGTTTTGGATCACCGTTGTCGAACGATTTGAATCAGACGTAGAATTATCTGCACCAAAATGTCAAATAACTCTTGAACTAAAGTTACTatgatatgatttttatttttgtaatttgttttggAACGATCGATATAGGAGGCTCAActtttgctttaaataatcacgaataataaatgaaagaaACAGAGCATCACAAAATGTGTCTGTTTATGCCGTATTGGGTTATAATAGTTATACAATTTATCTGTTCGACATCTACTAAATCCTCTATTGTTGTTTGTGGAACTAATTTTTTATCCTTACATTTCGAGTGTGCAAATAATTCCTCAAAATTTCGGAGCGATCCAGCTGTCAGGCAGTAATGTCCTGTAATTAGACTTTTCACTTACCAATTAGTTTCAAGAGAATTTCGCAAAATGTCACTTTGTAAAAATTATCGGCGTCAAAGCGCTACTTTGAGCGTAATGAGTTTTTtcgtatatatttacaattatgtgataatgaaaatgattttACAAACAGTCTTTAAACTTTTAACGTTTTctaaatttctatattttctcccatataacatttgcaaCAAACAATAAGATTACAGTTAAGAAGGTATTGGGTTCCTAACTAGGTGACCCTGTGATATGGATAACCAGGCTTATCAAAGTTATACTGAGTGGTAACAAAaactacatacatatatggggtaggcaaacaaatttaacgttttaaataaggaaagtCCACAGATTACTAATTAGTAGtaagtagaaataaagttgtgtgggtgtatgtgtattttattgttatatatttttgataatattttcaattataccCAAGAAATCACTTTATTCAATCAAGCCAATCAATGCTTATCAAGCTTTTTATGCGAACATTGGGAgatgttatttgttatatttatgctAATACGTCGTACAAGAATGGTATAACTTAGACATTCTTAAGGCGAGGcattatactaattaaatttaagtcgTTGATGAACCAGATATCCGCGGTTGGATGAGATGGGTCGTGATTAATATTGCACTGGCTCCCTCTCCCGGGCGACCTTGCCAAGGCTGCCCTACTTGCACCTTTTAGCAACATTATAACGAGTTTTTGATTATAGAGATCTCAGGATTTTTCAAGGGGCAGGGCTCAGGTTTCGCGCACCTGAAGGCTGCGCAGAATAGCGCGGGGAGAGACGCGGGAAGTTTGAGGGTTGATGTTGAAGCCTCCTGATTATTGCAAATTTGCCAGATTTTAGGGTCctttgtgtttttatattaataatttttattattttattttatcttttggaacattgttatatattcattaaagGTAATTCaaggaaatatattaaattaacagttaAGAAGGGGGCATTGCTACTTTTATACATAGCAGACTATGATAAAGTAGTTAATATTGTTCTATATCGTATGCATACAACAATATGCTGCGTAGCGGGAATCTGCTACGGCGTAGCATAATTCGTTGACTCTAAAAATGACTAGTTGTAGAGAATTCTCTTTGGACTTAAAACatatcaaagaaataaaatttaaatttatatgtcgtataattgttataatgaaaaaaatattacacttatCTGATGATCTGATTAAAATCTAATTACTTttgttattgaattttatacaataaacattatcatccttataatttataaagatatgtACGTGAATTTTCTGTTAGATTTAGGGTGCAATAAATTTCGTTATGGCAACACCGTTACCCGAAGATCCCGGGCCGTGGCGGGGTTAGTCCCGCGCCGAGCGCCGCACGGGCCGGCCGTGTTAGTCAATTGGCCGCATGAGCGCGCCGTGCTAGCGCAGCGGGCGCGGGTGTGGTATGCCCGCGCGCTCGCCATGGCCCCCATTCTGGCGGCCTTGGCGCTTCTCGCCCTTTTACCCGGTGAGTTATGCCCTTATAATGACTCAAAATGACaaggaatattaaaattaggacATTTTGAACTAAAACTATTTACTTGTATTTACTTTACGACGCGTAggaatatttgtaaataataaaaagcttttttgTATTTCACTTTGCGTTCAAATAATGatgaaatgtataattaagtgtgtggtttaaaatattgtttggttTTAACTAAACTCAATAGATATATTGATAATTCTGTGTGTTATATCTAATAATCAGTAAATTCACTTGATTATTATGCTGATAAGCCGTCATTTTGAGATCGTCATTATAAGATCGGGGCATTTCCGCGCAACAGGCGTTCGCCGCGCCCGCGTTTGTTTATCAATCGATGAGGTGTTGTGAGTGTGTCCCTTACCCAAGGATACTCGGTGGTACGGTAAGGTCTATTGGGCCCGATATTGGGCCGACTGGAGCGTGACGGGCTGGGGAGATTGTGTCGTTACTCTAATGCCCTTTACTTGCCTTTGTCCGTAGATTGCTCTATTGTTTGCGATACTTTTCCTCTTAGACTAAAGCGTCTCCATCTATTTGTATCTCCATATATACAGTTCCTGTGAttctcttaaataattttaacgcAAAAGAgcgtatattaaatatatatttcaataggcCTTTAACCTAATAaggtagaaaataaaaatctaattttggatataataattaacattgaatattatatgataCCATTCTGctatcttaaaattattctaaataatacaaaaatcgaTAGTGACTGATGTCTTCTAAACTTATACCGAGTTTCGTATCAGGGCACCCTCTACGATTTTCGTAGCACATAGAATATACTGTACAAAGTACTTTACAGTGAAGGTATCTTtctgataatatttaaatataaaaaagcatcatgttctttattattataatagttttgcTAAGGTGTGAGGTAAAATCAATCATTCACGAAGGCTGTCACGGTACTTAGTAATGCTACTCAAAGTTGATGGATTGGTCCCATATTTCATGTAATTCCATAATGTGTATATTAGTTCGATGCAGATTTACATTATACAAGCTTTGTTTAAATTGCTCTGTATATTCTCTAGCGCaaacgttttttatttacactttttatACTCTAACTAGTTAAAAaggttaatttaatatttataggacCACGGGCGACGATGGATGatcaatgtaaaatataattgataagaatatatatttttcaaatagaaacattataatcaaagatttaattatattatcatataatcagtgattaaaattttacaaaatatatacgtacGAAGATTAAATAGgctatataatttacaagaaTTCATCtctcttattaattttaatcaataaaatatagtttatgcAAAAAGTAAAATCTTTATCATATATTGAGTggtaatgtattatttttggaacgataaataataaaatggaaactataattataatacccACTAATCACTTTAGTCTTTGAATCTTATGCTCGTGTATAAGCATGCCGTGTATAGCCGTGCCAAACCGTGAGAGAAACGCAATACTTTGACGGTGCAGACACGGAAAGGTTTTTTAATGTTGCAttagttaaaatatctttCTTAAGTGCTTtcagaaacaaattaaaagaaaaagtttGCTTAAGTACCTTAAGCCTTAAGTTGATATTAgcataattaagttaatatttaatgagcgCTTAACTTCTTAAACGAAGGTACTGAATCAAAGTCACTTTTTATTAGCACTTAAGTAAGGTTTGCGACTTTAGACTTCTATCAATTCGCCAAGgctttttgttgtttaatttaaattataatataaatgtttataataacagCAGTAATGTTATCTTGAAAAAACTTATCAGCAGCGTAGATGCGTTCAAACCGCcaaacaattttatgaaagtaattaataactatataataattatcaactAAGCTGAAATTTAGGATTTTCAAttccatattaataatatatggatAAAGCTGCGTGTAATATCGCATCAATAAAAGATCTgggtataattttatgttgcaAGTGAATGGTCTTTGTATATCAAAACCTTAATTGAGGGTGCTACATGATGATACATCAACTTGCAGATTGTGTTGACATCAATATTCAGTTTCAAATGCTTGATCAAATAGTAGTACTTAATcaatatacataacataacatcAAGGGAAGCTGTAACAGGTTATGTTAATTTACTGATGTTCTTGTTAGTTCGTAATAGAATTCGAATAAATAACAagtattaacttaattaaataatatatcattttaattagGTATAAACAGAAcatcactaaaataaaaattaaacaagtgTAAGTGcgataattttttgttacatttaagACTTTGACAAACTTCGCACATAAACTTGTTTCTGAATCTTAACAGTGTAAATCTCTGTctcaaaactttattataactaaaatgtaACAATAACTTTTCAGCACCAAAACAGCAAAGTTGATgtagaaatttttaatagaattctagatgaaaaataaacactttattaGAAACTCAATAAAGTTCTTATAGAACGCAAGTTCAACATT
The genomic region above belongs to Pieris brassicae chromosome 9, ilPieBrab1.1, whole genome shotgun sequence and contains:
- the LOC123714427 gene encoding mediator of RNA polymerase II transcription subunit 27; its protein translation is MNQTINVDQLNSALTSLRTLRSSVSHVFETLSHGLRADHGEDGKDKFLSELQELLNNVNINVRDLEQTVNSLPIPTAPFNLGNTTFLSQDTTQDRQALYTQLVNSYKWTDKIHEYSSFAYTLLNQNSLKRSNINSATKRRGKMQSNHNVAPLQVDNVINNIGRSYNDMKITISRPFASNAVVQINLSHVLKAVVAFKGLLMEWVMVKGYGETLDLWTESRHNVFRKVTENAHAAMLHFYSPMIPELAVRSFMTWLHSYVNLFSDPCKRCGCHLHHTSMLPPAWRDFRSLEPFHDECKQ
- the LOC123714395 gene encoding 15-hydroxyprostaglandin dehydrogenase [NAD(+)]-like, with translation MHSLHDKVAVVTGGACGIGASVVKEFVKEGAKVTILDINEQSGKQIEDELSVKYGERVQFFLCDVTDEEQLMNAFDEVTARWGDLDLVVNNAGIADESFPMYKKQIALNFTTVITSTLRAMEVMRKDKEGKGGTIINVSSILGLMRVSPGPFVYGAIKNALVHFGSTIGMEAYYSRTNVRVITICFGLTQTSIIQNTKSFDEQINTDAEKILQDILVRSPGQTTDIAAKGVAESYKNGTSGSTWLVNNGVISDITSSVVKAYHVMSEHVIARR